The Rosa rugosa chromosome 3, drRosRugo1.1, whole genome shotgun sequence sequence ATTCCTATTCCTATTCCTAAACGCACGCCACAACCTGATATTTTGACTTGGACTACCACTTTGCCCCCCAACTCTCGTTGAAGTCGAACCACTTCCCcttcttttcttcctttcttGGTTTTATATTCTCCCAACTTCGGCCATTTCCTTTTGTTATCTTTCTCTCTAAAAATGGCTTCTTCTCCTCTCTCCCTagtctctttctctctaaccttcctcttcttcctgtCTCCTGCCTTGTCTACAAACTCTGAAGGTACCCTGTTTACTTGATCCCTCTATTTTGCTTTACTGGGTTTGCTTTCAGTTTTGTTATTGTGTATTGGGTTTTGAATCTTTGTGGGTTTTGTATGGTTTCAGGAAATGCTTTGCATGCTTTGAGAAGTAGGTTCAATGATGCCACCAATGTTCTTCAGAGTTGGGACCCAACTCTGGTCAATCCCTGCACCTGGTTCCATGTTACCTGTGATGCTAATAACCATGTGATCCGTTTGTAAGTTTATTCTCTCTTTGATTTTGAAATAGGGTGTTTGTTGTTTAAGTTTGAATTTGTTTGTCAATCTCCTTTTTGAATTTCTTGTAATTTTTGTGGCTTGATTGACTTTCTTGTCTTCAATTTTAGGGATTTGGGCAACTCTAACATTTCTGGGTCTTTGGGGCCAGAGCTTGGGCAGCTGAAGCACCTGGAATACTTGTATGTTTCCCTTACTCAAACCAAGTTGCTTATGCTTTATTGGGTTTGCTAGAAAAGCAGCCTCTAACTTTAAGAATGTGAACTTTCTTAATTAGACCTTAATTAGTGATTATGTACCTGGTTGTAAAGGGAACAGTTCcttaaattttttaatttgaagTTATTCCTACATGATTATTTGTACAATTTGTGATTGGAAATAAGTTAAATAACTATGTAAGTCTTGTGAATTTCAGGGAGCTTTATAGAAATGATATAGGAGGTAAAATCCCAAAGGAGTTGGGGAATTTGAAAAACCTTGTCAGCATGGATTTGTATGGCAACAGATTTGAAGGGAAAATCCCAAAATCTTTCTCCAAGTTGAAGTCACTCAGATTTCTGTGAGTACTCTTACACTGATCAGCTAGACTGTTTTacctttcagaaatctcaaattcAGCTCATTTGAGAATATGGTTAAAAATGTTGCAGGAGGCTAAACAACAACAAACTATCAGGATCTATTCCAAGGGAACTCACCGGCCTCTCTAACCTCAAAGTTTTGTAAGTTTCTAATTTTGAGAAAAGAGGAGGAGGATATCTAAAATCTGAGTGTGTTTTTTATTCTGAACTAgtatgttttgtttgtttttactGTTTCCTTACAAGTCTTATGAACTTTTATTGTGCCAGTGATGTTTCGAACAATGATCTATGCGGAACGATTCCAGTTGATGGCCCATTTAGCACCTTCTCAATGGAAAGGTACTACTTCTatcacttttctttctttgatgCTCTCAATTATATGGCACCCTTGCACGTAAATGAACTCGCTTATTATCTGCTTATTGTTTTcctgaaaagaaacaaaaaggaaTCAATAATTTATTATGGGTTTGCTAGTCGTTTGATACGAATCAAGAGATAGGTTTAGCCATTTTAGAGGCAATTGTTTCAGAATTGCTAGATGACTCGGCCAGTGGAATTCTGTCCTATGTCTAAAGACATCATGCATTTCAAATGTTCTCTGAGAAGACAAAAGATATTTTACACCCATGGCCTTGAGC is a genomic window containing:
- the LOC133739872 gene encoding leucine-rich repeat protein 2-like, giving the protein MASSPLSLVSFSLTFLFFLSPALSTNSEGNALHALRSRFNDATNVLQSWDPTLVNPCTWFHVTCDANNHVIRLDLGNSNISGSLGPELGQLKHLEYLELYRNDIGGKIPKELGNLKNLVSMDLYGNRFEGKIPKSFSKLKSLRFLRLNNNKLSGSIPRELTGLSNLKVFDVSNNDLCGTIPVDGPFSTFSMESFENNRLSGPELQGLVPYDFGC